A window of the Nitrosopumilus ureiphilus genome harbors these coding sequences:
- a CDS encoding high frequency lysogenization protein HflD — protein sequence MIEETLEHIGILSPLLIMGLGLAVGIQHAFEPDHVTAVSTQILKSKFMAKSTKQLIRESITKSSILGVLWGSGHTTTLVLIGFLVYAFALTIQDKIFSGFEFIVGIMLVFLGVTTILNKKIQLKHKHPHQHKDGTIHLEKHTHDDSEHRHTHKSYLIGLIHGLAGSGSLVVLTAFSMNDIGMILGFIAVFGVGSMAGMVFVGSLIGIPFAFGTRFTSIQKIFRYVTGTLSLIIGFNIMYQIGWLF from the coding sequence ATGATTGAAGAAACTCTTGAACACATTGGAATTCTTTCACCTTTATTGATAATGGGGTTGGGACTTGCAGTTGGAATACAACATGCATTTGAGCCAGATCATGTTACAGCGGTAAGTACTCAGATCTTAAAATCAAAATTTATGGCAAAATCTACAAAACAACTAATCAGAGAATCCATAACAAAATCATCAATTTTAGGTGTACTTTGGGGATCTGGGCATACTACAACCCTTGTTTTAATTGGATTTTTGGTATATGCATTTGCATTAACAATACAGGACAAAATCTTTTCAGGATTTGAATTCATAGTTGGGATAATGCTTGTATTTTTAGGGGTAACAACAATTCTTAATAAAAAAATCCAATTAAAACACAAACATCCACATCAGCATAAAGATGGAACCATTCATCTTGAAAAACATACTCATGATGACTCTGAACATAGACACACTCACAAATCATATCTAATTGGTCTGATACATGGATTGGCGGGAAGTGGAAGTTTGGTAGTTTTGACTGCTTTTTCCATGAATGATATTGGTATGATTTTGGGATTTATTGCAGTCTTTGGGGTTGGCTCTATGGCTGGAATGGTATTTGTAGGAAGCTTGATTGGCATTCCATTTGCATTTGGAACTAGATTTACATCAATCCAAAAAATATTTCGTTATGTGACAGGAACACTAAGTCTTATTATTGGATTTAACATAATGTATCAAATTGGGTGGTTATTTTAA